From the Anaeromyxobacter dehalogenans 2CP-1 genome, the window GAGGGCAAGCCCGACCTCGTCACGCCGAAGCTGCCCGCGCTCCACGCGTACCAGCTCTCGCTGGCCGCGCCCCGCCCGCCCGAGGGCAGCTTCGACCCGGCGGCCGCGGCCCGCGGCGGCGCGCTCTTCGCCGGCGCGGCGAAGTGCGCGAGCTGCCACGTCCCGCCCATCTTCACCGAGCCCGGCTGGAACCTGCACACGCCGGCCGAGATCGGGATCGACGACTTCCAGGCGAACCGCGGCCCCGAGGGCCGCTACCGCACCACGCCGCTGCGCGGCCTGTTCGCGCACGCGAAGGGCGGCTACTACCACGACGGCCGCTTCGCGACGCTCGGTGACGTGGTCGATCACTACGACCAGCACCTCGACCTCCACCTCACGCAGGCGCAGCGCAGCGATCTCGTCGAGTACCTGAAGTCGCTGTAGGCGCATCCCTCCCGCGCCCGCAGCCCCGCGAGCCCGGCCCACGGCCGGGCTCGCGCCGTTCGGTCCGCCCGTCCGCCAAACCGGACAATCGTCCGTTGTCCGCTTGACAGGAGCGACGTCCGTCATCCAAGATGCCCTCACCATGCGCTCCCCTGCTCCCGCAACCGACGCGCGCGCACGGCCGGTGCGGTGCGCCTGTCGTCCGCCGGCGCCCCCCGCGCGAATGCGCGGCTGACGCCGGCGAGCGCCCCCCTCTCCTCCCTTCCCGCCTGCCCCGGCGCGGCCCATGCCGCGCCCGATGGAGACGTCCATGTCGAAAGCCGCCACCGCAGCCCTCCCATGGCACCGCCGCGAGGACACCTGGGCGATCCTGATCGCGCTCGGGCTGGTCCTCGCCGTCACCGCCGCGTTCTTCCTGGGCGGCGGGCGCGCCGTCTCGGCCACCGCGCTCTCGTTCCCGACCTGGTCCGAGGCGGGCAAGCTCCTGGGGGCGCTGGGCGCGAACCCGCTCGCGCCGCTGGCGCTGTTCGGGACGTTCCTGGCGGCGTTCTCCGTCGCGTCGCTCGTCATCGGCTGGGACGTCGCCCGGTACGCGGCCGGGTTCGCGCTGCTGTTCGCGTTCTCGATCGTGGTGACGGCGCTCGGCTCGAACGCGGTGCTGAAGCAGTGGCAGCTCGAGACCCCGCTGCTGGCGCTCGGGGTGGGCATGCTGCTCGGCAACGCGGTGACGCTGCCCGCCTGGTTCCAGTCGGCGCTCCGCACCGAGTTCTACGTGAAGGTGGGCATCGTGCTGATGGGCGCGACGCTGCCGTTCACCATCATCCTGCAGGCCGGCCCGCTCGCCATCGCGCAGGCCACCCTGGTCGCGGTCTCGACGTTCTTCACCATCCACCTCGCCGCCACGCGGCTGTTCGGGCTCGACCCGCGCTTCGCGGCCACGCTCGGCGCCGGTGGCTCCATCTGCGGCGTGTCCGCCGCCATCGCCATCGGCGGCGCCTGCCGGGCGGAGAAGTCCCACGTCTCGGTCGCGATCTCGATGGTGATCCTGTGGGCGGTGGCCATGATCTTCGCGCTGCCCTTCGCCTGCCGCGCGCTCGGGCTCGCGCCCGGCGTGGCCGGCGCCTGGATCGGCACCTCGGAGTTCGCCGACGCGGCCGGCTTCGCCGCCGCCTCCGCCCTGGGGGACGAGCGCGCCGTGAAGACGTTCACGCTCATGAAGGTGGTCGGTCGCGACATGTTCGTGGGCGTCTGGGCGCTCGTGGTGGCCTTCCTCTCGGTGACCCGCTGGGACCGCGAGCGCGCCGGCGCGCCGGAGAAGGTCGGGACCGGCGAGATCTGGCGCCGGTTCCCGAAGTTCATCCTGGGCTTCCTGGCCGCGTCGCTCGGGGTCACGGTGATCCTCGCCTCGGTGGACTCCGGCGCCGGCACCCGGTTCGCCAAGGAGGCGATCGGGCCGCTCAAGAACCTGCGCGGCTGGGCGTTCACCTGGACGTTCCTGTCCATCGGCTTCACCACCCGCTTCCGCGAGCTGACCCGGTTCGGCTGGCGCCCGTTCGCGGCGTTCGCGGTGGGCGTGCTCGTGAACGTGCCGCTCGGCTACTGGCTGTCCACGCACGTCTTCGACGCCTACTGGCTCGCGGTGCGGTGAGGCGCGCCATGGTCGACCACGTCACCCGCATCACCGTGGAGGCCGGCTCGCCCCGCGCCGCGGCGCTGGGCGGCGCGCTCGCGCAGCTCGGGTTCACCGTCCACGCGGGGCGCCGGGGCCTGGTGGCGGAGTCGAGCGAGGTCGAGGCGCAGGACGCCAAGCGGCGCCTCCGCGCGCTCGGCTTCGCCGACCGCGAGTACCGCGTGTCCCTCGAGTACGTCCGCCGCTGGGGGATCCTGTGAAAGCGCCGCTCGTGCCGCTGTTCGTGAAGCTCGCCGGCCGCGAGGTGGTGGTGGTGGGCGGCGGGGCCATGGCGGCCGTCCGCGTCCGCCAGCTCGCCGAGGCCGGCGCCCGCGTCAAGGTGGTCGCCCCGCAGATCCGCGAGGAGGTCGCCGGGCTGGCGGCGGAGCTGGTCCGCCGGCCGTTCCGCGGCGGCGACCTCGACGGCGCCTGGTTCGCCGTGGCGGCGGCGACGCCGGAGGTGAACCGCGACGTGGCCTGGGCCGCCGAGGCGCGCCGCATCCTGGTGAACGCGGTGGACGATCCGGAGCACGCCACCGCCTACACCGCGGGCGTGGTCCGCCGCGGCGACGCCACCGTCGCCATCTCCACCGCCGGGCGCGCCCCCGCGCTCGCGGGCCTGCTCCGGGAGGCGGTGGACGCGCTGCTCCCGCCCGAGGTGGCCGGCTGGGTGGACGCGGCCGAGGCGGAGCGGCCGGCCTGGAAGGCCGCGCGCGTGCCGCTCGCGGCGCGCCGCGGGCGCCTGCTCCGCGCGCTGAACGCGCTGCACGGCGAGCCGCCCGAGGCCCCCGTCCCGCCCGGCTTCGTGTCGCTGGTGGGCGCCGGCCCCGGCGACGCGGGCCTGCTCACCCGCCGCGGCGCCGAGCGGCTCCGGACGGCGGACGTGGTCCTGTACGACGCGCTGGTCGACCCCGCGGTGCTCGCGCTCGCGCCCTCGGCCCACCGCTTCCACGTGGGGAAGCGCGCCGGGCGCCCGAGCGTCTCGCAGCGCGCCATCGAGCGGCTGCTGGTGCGGGCCGCCCGCGCAGGCAAGCGCGTGGTCCGGCTGAAGTGCGGCGATCCGTTCGTGTTCGGCCGCGGCGGC encodes:
- the cobA gene encoding uroporphyrinogen-III C-methyltransferase encodes the protein MKAPLVPLFVKLAGREVVVVGGGAMAAVRVRQLAEAGARVKVVAPQIREEVAGLAAELVRRPFRGGDLDGAWFAVAAATPEVNRDVAWAAEARRILVNAVDDPEHATAYTAGVVRRGDATVAISTAGRAPALAGLLREAVDALLPPEVAGWVDAAEAERPAWKAARVPLAARRGRLLRALNALHGEPPEAPVPPGFVSLVGAGPGDAGLLTRRGAERLRTADVVLYDALVDPAVLALAPSAHRFHVGKRAGRPSVSQRAIERLLVRAARAGKRVVRLKCGDPFVFGRGGEEALALAAAGVPFEVVPGVSSAVAAPALAGIPVTHRGTSAAFAVVAGHAEASYGPVLDGLAPGTLSLVVLMGVGERAGIAARLRARGWAAETPAALVLGASGELVHTWRGRLADLPGLALPPDRTHLPGTLVVGAVAALSLRSPHSTEAQPAARADARPT
- a CDS encoding YeiH family protein; translation: MSKAATAALPWHRREDTWAILIALGLVLAVTAAFFLGGGRAVSATALSFPTWSEAGKLLGALGANPLAPLALFGTFLAAFSVASLVIGWDVARYAAGFALLFAFSIVVTALGSNAVLKQWQLETPLLALGVGMLLGNAVTLPAWFQSALRTEFYVKVGIVLMGATLPFTIILQAGPLAIAQATLVAVSTFFTIHLAATRLFGLDPRFAATLGAGGSICGVSAAIAIGGACRAEKSHVSVAISMVILWAVAMIFALPFACRALGLAPGVAGAWIGTSEFADAAGFAAASALGDERAVKTFTLMKVVGRDMFVGVWALVVAFLSVTRWDRERAGAPEKVGTGEIWRRFPKFILGFLAASLGVTVILASVDSGAGTRFAKEAIGPLKNLRGWAFTWTFLSIGFTTRFRELTRFGWRPFAAFAVGVLVNVPLGYWLSTHVFDAYWLAVR